The genomic DNA AGTGCGATCATTGTAAGTATGATTTTGGCCACAGCTATTTACAAGACAGAAGTGAGTAATTGAATTACGCTGAGCCTCTGAAGTTTGccttttatttatgtgtttcCCCCAGTTGCGTGGCTCGGTCTGCCGTTGGCTGCAGTCCTTGCAGCCTACCCGAGGGCTCTGCAGTTACGTAAGGCTCTGTCTGCTGGGAGCCTATATAAAGCCTTTCTGCATGCCAGCAAGAGACAGAATTTTATCAGGATCCAGGTCCCACTGCTTTAGTTCGCACAAGCAGGAGGAGATTTTCTGGTAGATTGAAACCTGAGGCTGGTTTGTTTGCCAGCCAGTACTTCACAGCTGTCAACCTGAGTTACAAGTAGCAGTTACTGTAAGTAGCTTCTGTGCATTatgaagaatttttcatttcctatgCAGGATAACACACATCAGACCGAGAGTTCTTCTCCTCACAGATTCCTGACTTTGACAAATCAGTCAGATCCTGTTGGAAGACCAGAGAGAGATGAGCGATTAGCTCAAGTAGAGattgctgtgctgggggccATATTTCTGACAGCGTCTGTGGGCAATTTTATTCTCATACTGGTGCTGTGGCgaagaagaaagaagctttCTAGGATGTATGTGTTCATGCTTCACCTCAGCATTGCTGACTTAGTGGTAGCCTTTTTTCAAGTGCTGCCTCAGCTTTTATGGGATATTACAGATGTTTTCATAGGGCCAGATTTCTTGTGCAGAATTATCAAGTATCTACAATTGCTGGGCATGTTTGCCTCCACGTATATGATAGTGGTCATGACAGTGGACAGATATCAAGCGGTTTGCTACCCTATGGTCACTTTCCAGAAGAAGAGAGCTCTCTGGAACATCCCCATTTGCACCAGCTGGTCTATATCACTGATTTTTAGCCTACCACAGGTATTTATCTTTTCTAAGACTGAAATATCTCCAGGTGTCTTTGAATGTTGGGGTGAATTTATTCAGCCATGGGGCCCAAGGGCATACGTGACTTGGATTTTTGTAGTTATATTCTTCATTCCCTCAGCCATCCTTATCATGTGCCAGGTTAAGATTtgcaaaataatcaaaagaaatatatatgtgaAAAACCAGAATGAATATGAAGTAACAAATCAGAAGCAAGTCCTGCCATCCCGAGCAAGCAGTGTGAACTGTATTTCAAAGGCTATGATCAAGACTGTAAAAA from Falco rusticolus isolate bFalRus1 chromosome 5, bFalRus1.pri, whole genome shotgun sequence includes the following:
- the LOC119149256 gene encoding arg8-vasotocin receptor-like — encoded protein: MKNFSFPMQDNTHQTESSSPHRFLTLTNQSDPVGRPERDERLAQVEIAVLGAIFLTASVGNFILILVLWRRRKKLSRMYVFMLHLSIADLVVAFFQVLPQLLWDITDVFIGPDFLCRIIKYLQLLGMFASTYMIVVMTVDRYQAVCYPMVTFQKKRALWNIPICTSWSISLIFSLPQVFIFSKTEISPGVFECWGEFIQPWGPRAYVTWIFVVIFFIPSAILIMCQVKICKIIKRNIYVKNQNEYEVTNQKQVLPSRASSVNCISKAMIKTVKMTVVTVVAYVLCWSPFFIAQLWSVWFPSVMTEGSAFTIIMLLGNLNSCTNPWIYMYFCGHIPYCKNKQLENTSAQEESMITGSIQLIDRDPEENSTSA